AGGTACCGAGGATCTCGGGACGGGTGGTGAACATGGTTGGTTCCCTAGATAGGCAGGTCAGGATTCTTTGGGGTCGAGCGCGTCGCGCAGGCCGTCGCCGAGCAGGTTGAAGCCGAGGACCGCCAGGAAGATGGCGACGCCGGGAGCGACCGACATCCACGGCGCCTGCTCCATGAAGTTCTTGGCCACGTTCAGCATCTGGCCCCAGGACGGGGAGGGCGGCTGCTGGCCGAGGCCGAGGAAGGAGAGGGCGGCTTCGAGCACGATCGCCTGCGCCATGAACAGCGTCGACTGGACGATGATCGGCGAGAGCGTGTTCGGCGCCACATGGCGAAACAGGATATAGAGGCTGCGTCCGCCAATGGAGCGGGCGCCGTCGACGAACTCCTCGTTCTTGATCGCGAGCACCTGCCCGCGTACCAGCCGGATCAGGATCGGCGCGAAGGAGAGCCCGATCGCGATCATCGCATTGGTCAGCGACGGGCCGAGCACGGCAGCGAGCGCGATCGCCAGGATCAGGAAGGGGCAGGCGAGCAGCGCTTCCGTGACGCGCGAGATCACCGCGTCGATCCAGCCGCCATACCAGCCGGCGATCAGGCCGATCGGCACGCCGACCCCCAGCGCGATCGCGACCGAGATGATGCCGGCAAGTAGCGAGGCCTGGGCGCCGAAGATCAGCCGCGAGACCTGGTCGCGACCGAGCTCGTCGGTGCCGAACCAGTAGAGCTCGGAGGGCGGCTTGCGGATGGCGAGGAAGTTCGACTTCAGCGGGTCGGCGAGCGGCAGCAGCGGCGCGAGCAGCGCCATCGCGACGAAGACGAGTACGATCAAGCCGCCGATCCGGGCCGAGCGGCTGCGCATCAGCTTGCGGAGGGAGCCGCGGCCCTGAAAGGTCGCCCCGGTGGCGCGGACGGTCATGGCGCCCATCAGCTGTCCCTCAGGCGCGGATTGACGAGGATGTAAAGGACATCCGCGAGGAGGTTCATGATGATGAAGCCGATCGCCGTGCAGAGGACTACGCCCTGGACGACGCCGTAGTCGCGGTTGAAGACCGCATCGACGATCAGCTTGCCGAAGCCGGGGATGGTGAAGACCTGCTCGGTCAAGACCGCGCCAGCGAGTAATTCGCCGAACAGGATCGTCGACAAAGTGATGATCGGCACCAGTGCGTTGCGCAGCGCGTGCCGGTTGATCACCGCATCCTCGGCCAGCCCCTTGGCGCGCGCCGTCCGGACATAGTCGGACTGCAGCACTTCGAGCATGGCCGAGCGGGTATGGCGCATCAGCGAGGCTGCGAGCCCGCCACCGAGCACGAAAGCCGGCATGATCAGGCGCTCGATCGCGGCGCGAGGGTCGCTGAAGATCGATTCAAAGCCCGAGGCCGGCAACCAGCGCAACTCGACCGAAACCAGGAGGATCAGCATGATCCCGAGCCAGAAATGCGGGACCGAGAGGCCGAACAATGCGACCGCGCTCGCCGAATAGTCGGCGACGGTATCCTTGCGCCTGGCAGCGATGATGCCAGCGGGGATGCCGATGCCGACGGCGATGAGCATCGAGGCGACCGCGAGCTGGAAGGTGACGCCGAGCTTCTGCACGATCAGCCCGAGCACCGGCTCGCCGGTGCGCAGCGAGCGGCCGAAATCGCCCTGGATCACCTGGCCGAGCCAGGCGAAGAACTGCACCACGATCGGATCATCCATCCGGTAGATCTGGCGCAAGCGCGCGATCACCTCAGGGTCGCGCTCCTCGCCGGCAATGACGAGGAACGGATCGCCCGGCAGCGCCCGCTGCAGGGCGAAGACGAACAGCGACACCAGGAACAGCGTCGGGATCGCGATCAGGAGCCGCCGGCCGATCAGCGCGAGCATGAGACGGCTCGCCGGGGTTCCCCTCTCCCTCGTGGGGAG
This sequence is a window from Bosea vestrisii. Protein-coding genes within it:
- a CDS encoding ABC transporter permease; protein product: MGAMTVRATGATFQGRGSLRKLMRSRSARIGGLIVLVFVAMALLAPLLPLADPLKSNFLAIRKPPSELYWFGTDELGRDQVSRLIFGAQASLLAGIISVAIALGVGVPIGLIAGWYGGWIDAVISRVTEALLACPFLILAIALAAVLGPSLTNAMIAIGLSFAPILIRLVRGQVLAIKNEEFVDGARSIGGRSLYILFRHVAPNTLSPIIVQSTLFMAQAIVLEAALSFLGLGQQPPSPSWGQMLNVAKNFMEQAPWMSVAPGVAIFLAVLGFNLLGDGLRDALDPKES
- a CDS encoding ABC transporter permease codes for the protein MLALIGRRLLIAIPTLFLVSLFVFALQRALPGDPFLVIAGEERDPEVIARLRQIYRMDDPIVVQFFAWLGQVIQGDFGRSLRTGEPVLGLIVQKLGVTFQLAVASMLIAVGIGIPAGIIAARRKDTVADYSASAVALFGLSVPHFWLGIMLILLVSVELRWLPASGFESIFSDPRAAIERLIMPAFVLGGGLAASLMRHTRSAMLEVLQSDYVRTARAKGLAEDAVINRHALRNALVPIITLSTILFGELLAGAVLTEQVFTIPGFGKLIVDAVFNRDYGVVQGVVLCTAIGFIIMNLLADVLYILVNPRLRDS